From the genome of Bordetella sp. H567, one region includes:
- a CDS encoding LysR family transcriptional regulator: MDAQSLTLFVDIVEAGNLSLAARHLKMSRANVSYHLTQLEKAVGMQLMRRTTRRVELTEAGERLYQHGRVIRNELLAARESIAMLGKGLHGSLRLSLPTGFGHMVMSDWLIEFKRGYPDIALDLLFDNRVDDLLREEVDMAVRVMSEPPQQMVAVELARVRYVLCASMAYAGAHAMPSRLEQLGDIPLITSAVAGRDLRVSAYQGEERRELTLHPTLASENFQFLREAILAGLGVGLVPDYVVEQDVVEGRVVTALPDWRLSVFGTRMFLLRMPDRYQTLASRTLADYLVRKARAWAGAAEPA; the protein is encoded by the coding sequence ATGGACGCCCAGTCGCTCACGCTCTTTGTCGACATCGTCGAAGCGGGGAATCTCAGCCTGGCCGCGCGCCATCTCAAAATGAGCCGTGCCAACGTCAGCTACCACCTGACGCAGCTGGAGAAGGCCGTCGGCATGCAGCTGATGCGGCGCACCACCCGCCGGGTCGAGCTGACCGAGGCGGGCGAGCGTCTTTACCAGCACGGACGCGTGATCCGCAACGAACTGCTGGCCGCCCGGGAATCGATCGCCATGTTGGGCAAGGGCCTGCACGGTTCGCTGCGGCTGAGCTTGCCGACGGGTTTTGGCCACATGGTCATGTCGGATTGGCTGATCGAGTTCAAGCGCGGCTATCCCGATATCGCGCTGGACCTGCTGTTCGACAACCGCGTGGACGATCTGCTGCGCGAGGAGGTGGACATGGCCGTGCGCGTCATGTCCGAGCCGCCGCAGCAGATGGTCGCGGTGGAACTCGCGCGAGTACGCTACGTACTCTGCGCATCCATGGCGTACGCGGGAGCCCACGCCATGCCCTCGCGCCTGGAACAGCTGGGCGACATCCCGCTGATCACCTCGGCGGTCGCGGGCCGCGACCTGCGCGTGTCGGCCTACCAGGGGGAAGAACGGCGCGAGCTGACGCTGCATCCCACGTTGGCCTCCGAGAACTTCCAGTTCCTGCGGGAAGCCATCCTGGCCGGGCTGGGCGTGGGGCTGGTGCCGGATTACGTCGTCGAACAGGACGTGGTGGAAGGACGTGTCGTCACCGCGCTGCCGGACTGGCGCCTGAGCGTCTTCGGCACGCGCATGTTCCTGCTGCGCATGCCGGACCGCTATCAAACCCTGGCGTCGCGCACGCTGGCCGACTACCTGGTGCGGAAGGCGCGTGCCTGGGCGGGCGCCGCCGAACCGGCCTGA
- a CDS encoding acyl-CoA dehydrogenase family protein: MPLDQETFQLLKDSVQRFVLERLMPAEDAVEEQDEVPADIVSDMKELGLFGLSIPEEYGGIGLTMAQECEVAYELGHTALAFRSVVGTNIGIGSQGILMDGTAQQKAEYLPRIASGELIVSFALTEPDAGSDAASIKTRGARDGDDYLLNGTKRFITNAPRAGAFTLMARTEGPGAAGITAFIVPAGLPGLTLGKPDRKMGQRGTKTCDVNLDNVRVPAANIIGGEPGKGFKTAMKVLDRGRLHISAVACGMAARILRESVAYAQQRKQFGQRIGDFQLVQAMLADSQAEMLAAWSLVQSVARRYDAKPFGATDPEVSMQAACAKLFSTEMVGRVADRGVQIHGGAGYINEYKVERFYRDVRLLRLYEGTTQIQQLVIGKQLMKQA; encoded by the coding sequence ATGCCGCTCGATCAAGAGACTTTTCAATTGCTCAAGGACAGCGTGCAGCGCTTCGTCCTGGAACGGCTGATGCCGGCCGAGGACGCCGTCGAGGAACAGGACGAGGTGCCGGCCGACATCGTGAGCGACATGAAGGAACTGGGCCTGTTCGGCCTATCCATTCCGGAGGAATACGGCGGCATCGGGCTCACCATGGCCCAGGAGTGCGAGGTTGCCTATGAACTGGGGCACACTGCCCTCGCCTTTCGGTCGGTTGTCGGCACCAATATCGGCATCGGGTCGCAGGGCATCCTGATGGACGGCACGGCGCAACAGAAAGCCGAATACCTGCCACGCATCGCCAGTGGCGAACTGATCGTCTCGTTCGCGTTGACCGAACCGGACGCCGGCTCGGACGCGGCATCGATCAAGACCCGCGGCGCCAGGGACGGCGACGACTATCTGCTCAATGGCACCAAGCGCTTCATCACCAACGCGCCGCGCGCCGGCGCGTTCACCTTGATGGCGCGCACGGAAGGCCCCGGCGCCGCCGGCATTACCGCCTTCATCGTGCCGGCCGGGCTGCCGGGCCTGACCCTGGGCAAGCCCGACCGCAAGATGGGCCAGCGCGGCACCAAGACCTGCGACGTCAACCTGGACAATGTGCGCGTGCCGGCCGCCAACATCATCGGCGGCGAACCGGGCAAGGGCTTCAAGACGGCGATGAAGGTGCTGGACCGCGGGCGCCTGCACATTTCCGCGGTGGCGTGCGGCATGGCCGCGCGCATCCTCCGCGAAAGCGTCGCCTACGCCCAGCAGCGCAAGCAGTTCGGGCAGCGCATCGGCGATTTCCAGCTTGTCCAGGCCATGCTGGCCGACAGCCAGGCCGAGATGCTGGCCGCCTGGTCACTGGTGCAGTCGGTGGCGCGGCGCTACGACGCCAAGCCCTTCGGCGCCACGGACCCGGAAGTCAGCATGCAGGCCGCGTGCGCCAAGCTGTTCAGCACGGAAATGGTGGGCCGGGTCGCCGACCGCGGCGTGCAGATCCACGGCGGCGCCGGCTACATCAATGAATACAAGGTCGAACGCTTCTACCGCGACGTGCGCCTGCTGCGCCTGTACGAGGGCACCACGCAGATTCAGCAGCTGGTCATCGGCAAGCAGCTGATGAAGCAGGCCTGA
- a CDS encoding mandelate racemase/muconate lactonizing enzyme family protein has protein sequence MKIKHVQPLHVGQFMFARVETDSGLVGIGEAGTWGHIEAAGAAIKRFAEYLEGKPAFDIEHHWNVMHRFSYFQGLAINAAISAIDIALWDIKGQALGVPIYELLGGAVRKKARIYGHVYESSIEKILVECQAKMEAGFNAFGHLNPFLDEGNDQVWFKTHIKKMRDAVDNVERMREVVGDRVDLLIELHRRLTPAEAITFIDAIEHTHPMFVEDPIRPEGPEAMARVAEKVRVPIATGERFATIYEFQSLLARNAVEFARVDLCLCGGITGGRKVAAMAEAHHVQVVPHNPLSPIGLAACLQLAAAIPNFAIQEYATGFEAGIFESRPEHLGSNVVDEVPRPDNGFVDIPTRPGLGMCLLPDAQRIRPPLSKPISMRPHFDGFVIDQ, from the coding sequence ATGAAGATCAAGCACGTTCAGCCCCTGCATGTGGGCCAATTCATGTTCGCGCGCGTGGAGACGGATTCCGGCCTGGTCGGCATCGGCGAAGCGGGCACCTGGGGCCATATCGAGGCCGCCGGCGCGGCGATCAAGCGTTTCGCCGAATACCTGGAAGGCAAGCCGGCCTTCGACATCGAGCATCACTGGAACGTGATGCACCGTTTCAGCTATTTCCAGGGGCTGGCGATCAATGCCGCTATTTCCGCGATCGATATCGCCCTCTGGGACATCAAGGGCCAGGCGCTTGGGGTCCCGATCTACGAACTGCTGGGCGGCGCGGTGCGCAAGAAAGCGCGCATCTACGGCCACGTCTACGAGAGCTCGATCGAGAAGATCCTGGTGGAATGCCAGGCCAAGATGGAGGCGGGCTTCAATGCCTTCGGCCACTTGAATCCCTTCCTGGACGAAGGCAATGACCAGGTGTGGTTCAAGACCCACATCAAGAAGATGCGCGACGCCGTCGACAATGTCGAACGCATGCGCGAAGTGGTGGGCGACCGAGTGGACCTGCTGATCGAGCTGCACCGCCGCCTGACGCCTGCCGAAGCAATCACCTTCATCGACGCGATCGAGCACACGCACCCCATGTTCGTGGAGGACCCCATCCGGCCGGAGGGCCCCGAAGCCATGGCCCGCGTCGCGGAGAAGGTGCGCGTGCCCATCGCGACGGGCGAGCGCTTCGCCACCATCTATGAATTCCAGTCCTTGCTGGCGCGCAATGCCGTCGAATTCGCGCGCGTGGACTTGTGCCTGTGCGGCGGCATCACCGGCGGACGCAAGGTTGCCGCCATGGCCGAGGCCCATCATGTTCAGGTGGTGCCGCACAATCCCTTGTCGCCTATCGGGCTGGCGGCATGCCTGCAACTGGCCGCGGCGATCCCCAACTTCGCCATCCAGGAATACGCCACGGGCTTCGAAGCCGGGATCTTCGAGAGCCGGCCGGAACACCTGGGCAGCAACGTGGTGGACGAGGTACCGCGGCCCGACAACGGCTTCGTCGATATCCCCACGCGGCCCGGCCTGGGGATGTGCCTGCTGCCCGACGCCCAGCGCATCCGGCCGCCGCTGTCCAAACCCATCAGCATGCGCCCGCACTTCGATGGATTCGTCATTGACCAGTAG
- a CDS encoding Bug family tripartite tricarboxylate transporter substrate binding protein yields MSFKRLVRARGTTVSGVLAIAALALAPLGAHAESAYPGDRPVSIVVPYSPGGATDAVARLLSVKLAQTMGGTFVVENRPGASGTIAMSSVARARPDGHMLFMNEITSTVVKELVPGLTFDPVQSLEPAVLVAETPFVLVINSNVPARDLKQFIAYAKSHPGKITYGSGGVGSGPHLAGELFRQLTGAEILHVPYRGSGPALQDLLGGQIQMLITAAPTVAPMIKDGRLRALAVARSQRISALPDVPTATEAGLPGFEISNWFGLAAPAGTPKAILDGIAKGVNQALHDPDFLARLDGAGGVPLGGTSAVAKERVLAETQRWSAMLHANAPQAKQP; encoded by the coding sequence ATGTCATTCAAGCGACTCGTCCGCGCCCGCGGAACAACCGTGTCGGGCGTCCTGGCCATAGCCGCCCTGGCGCTCGCGCCGCTCGGCGCACACGCCGAATCGGCCTACCCGGGCGATCGGCCCGTATCGATCGTGGTGCCTTATTCGCCTGGCGGCGCCACCGATGCGGTCGCGCGCCTGCTCAGCGTGAAACTGGCCCAGACCATGGGCGGTACCTTCGTCGTGGAAAATCGGCCCGGGGCCAGCGGCACCATCGCGATGTCCTCTGTCGCGCGCGCCCGGCCCGACGGACACATGCTGTTCATGAACGAGATCACCTCAACGGTGGTGAAGGAACTCGTACCAGGCCTGACCTTCGACCCGGTGCAATCCCTGGAGCCCGCGGTCCTCGTCGCCGAAACACCCTTCGTGCTGGTGATCAACAGCAATGTACCGGCCCGCGACCTGAAGCAGTTCATCGCGTATGCCAAGTCCCATCCCGGGAAGATCACCTATGGTTCCGGTGGTGTCGGCAGCGGGCCGCATCTGGCCGGCGAACTGTTTCGCCAGCTGACCGGCGCGGAGATCCTGCACGTGCCTTACCGGGGATCCGGGCCCGCGCTGCAGGACCTGCTGGGCGGACAGATTCAGATGCTGATCACCGCGGCGCCCACGGTGGCGCCAATGATCAAGGATGGACGGCTGCGCGCCCTGGCCGTGGCGCGGTCCCAGCGGATTTCCGCCTTGCCCGACGTACCCACCGCCACCGAGGCCGGTTTGCCCGGCTTCGAGATCAGCAACTGGTTCGGGTTGGCCGCGCCGGCGGGAACGCCGAAGGCGATCCTGGACGGCATCGCCAAGGGCGTCAATCAGGCCCTGCACGACCCGGACTTCCTGGCCCGCCTGGACGGCGCGGGCGGGGTGCCGTTGGGCGGAACCTCCGCGGTGGCCAAGGAAAGGGTGCTGGCCGAAACGCAACGCTGGAGCGCCATGCTGCACGCCAACGCGCCGCAGGCAAAACAACCGTGA
- a CDS encoding LysR substrate-binding domain-containing protein: MSSPAVLSEMSFFCQIARSPSLAAAAREMGLSAPAVTKRLAQMEARLEVQLLTRTTRRMQLTEEGEIYLMHARRILADIDDMERHVSNARRIPKGLLRVNATLGFGRNHVAPLLSRFRKRYPGVEVQLQLTVAPPPLTDGSYDVCVHFGEPPDARVIARPIAANRRILCAAPSYLEEYGEPKTLADLPKHTCIDIRHGEETHGVWRFLLGRKTSTVKVNVPMSTNDGEIAVRWAIEGHGIILRAEWDVARHVAASRLRQVLSRYRTYPADIYAVYPSRHQYAGRVIAFVDFLQEAFAGRVPGASWPHGGPGLQERAQA; encoded by the coding sequence ATGAGTTCGCCCGCCGTCCTCTCCGAAATGAGTTTTTTCTGCCAGATCGCGCGCAGTCCCAGCCTGGCCGCCGCGGCGCGCGAAATGGGCTTGAGCGCGCCCGCGGTCACCAAACGGTTGGCCCAGATGGAAGCCCGCCTGGAGGTGCAGCTGCTGACGCGCACGACGCGAAGGATGCAGCTGACCGAAGAAGGCGAAATCTATCTGATGCACGCGCGCCGCATCCTGGCCGACATCGACGACATGGAGCGCCACGTGTCGAATGCGCGCCGCATTCCCAAGGGACTGCTGCGGGTCAACGCCACGCTGGGCTTCGGGCGCAATCACGTTGCGCCCTTGTTGTCGCGGTTCCGCAAGCGCTATCCGGGCGTGGAGGTGCAGCTGCAGCTGACCGTCGCGCCCCCTCCCCTGACCGACGGCTCTTATGACGTATGCGTGCACTTCGGCGAGCCGCCGGATGCGCGCGTCATCGCCCGGCCCATCGCCGCCAACCGCCGCATCCTGTGCGCGGCGCCTTCCTATCTGGAGGAATACGGGGAACCCAAGACCCTGGCGGATCTGCCCAAGCACACGTGCATCGACATCCGGCATGGCGAGGAAACGCATGGCGTCTGGCGCTTCCTGCTAGGCCGCAAGACCAGCACGGTCAAGGTGAACGTGCCCATGAGCACCAACGACGGCGAAATCGCGGTGCGCTGGGCGATCGAGGGCCACGGCATCATCCTGCGGGCGGAATGGGACGTCGCCCGGCATGTCGCGGCGAGCCGCCTGCGGCAGGTGCTGTCGCGGTATCGCACCTATCCGGCCGATATCTATGCCGTGTATCCCTCGCGGCACCAGTACGCCGGCCGGGTAATCGCCTTTGTGGACTTCCTTCAGGAGGCCTTCGCGGGCAGGGTCCCGGGCGCGTCGTGGCCGCACGGCGGCCCGGGATTGCAAGAACGCGCCCAGGCCTGA
- a CDS encoding carbohydrate-binding family V/XII, producing the protein MNSGIHRRALAMASLICATLPAVCGAQPAGAPAAQAAGVQAGAAPSDNVQAQQASLQAANRALQWPRTLDAANGMHVQLYQPQIDSWNGDQIGGRMAVAVGQANGSPTYGVVQFSARADVNKPAGLVYVDRIRIEKIDLPPAPQNATQLRGVLESHIPPSMTTRLEALQTSYAVSQKLASLPSVPVKNTPPAIIFRSVPTILVLVDGPPSLYRVQGAEGWQRVANTRALMLADSAGYFYLNVTGHWFQASAATGPWQRLDSPSQPLLSAAQASSHADKPDPMLPRDGQPSTVVPRVLVQTGPAELVITSGAPEFAPVQGTGLLSMTNADHAVFMNPSNNRYYILVSGRWFSASQLDGPWAYVPGKQLPRDFGRIDPHDPSAGVLASVPGTPQARESVIAATIPQTATAARDKAALTVAYLNGPPDFVDIPGTQVQYAANSQTPVFRVDGAGYYALYNGIWFTASSSAGPWRVADHVAPAIYTIPVSSALHYVTYVRVYGATPTSVVYGYTPGYMGVMVAPDGTVVYGTGYVYPAYVAGPVYVGYPPTYGYNAAFDTAVGFAFGFAAGSVWGAPAPYWGPYWGAPYWRGVNVNSVDVYGHWGGTGVVTHATGWNGWTGTQWQGTHAEGYNPATGRSFEGTHGAAYNWQTGNYASGYRGAYNNPVNGTAGASRGGVVGNADNGTWAAGQQNIHTNDNTGRTTASSRTASGEAGKGVTSYNNEGVTHSSRTGNTVGWDDGNVYGDHNGNVYRHTDDGWQQHSSSGWQPMTAGNTDAANRTYLNQQQQARSTADNYTSGRYDDAAMQDRGWGNRGFNGSGWGGGDRFGGGGERFGGGRFRR; encoded by the coding sequence ATGAATTCCGGCATCCATCGCCGCGCCCTCGCCATGGCGAGCTTGATTTGTGCAACCCTGCCGGCCGTGTGCGGCGCCCAGCCCGCCGGTGCGCCGGCTGCCCAGGCGGCCGGCGTGCAAGCCGGCGCCGCCCCATCGGACAACGTGCAGGCCCAACAGGCATCCTTGCAGGCCGCGAACCGTGCCTTGCAGTGGCCCCGTACCTTGGACGCTGCCAACGGCATGCACGTCCAGCTGTATCAGCCGCAGATCGATAGCTGGAACGGCGACCAGATCGGCGGCCGCATGGCCGTGGCCGTCGGTCAGGCCAATGGCAGTCCCACGTATGGCGTGGTGCAGTTTTCCGCGCGTGCCGACGTGAACAAGCCGGCCGGTCTGGTGTATGTAGACCGCATCCGCATCGAGAAGATAGACCTGCCCCCGGCGCCGCAGAACGCCACGCAACTGCGGGGCGTGCTGGAATCCCACATTCCGCCCAGCATGACGACGCGCCTGGAGGCGTTGCAGACCAGCTACGCGGTGTCGCAGAAGCTGGCCTCGCTGCCGTCGGTACCCGTCAAGAACACGCCGCCTGCCATCATTTTCCGTTCGGTGCCTACCATCCTGGTGCTGGTCGACGGCCCCCCTTCGCTGTACAGGGTCCAGGGCGCCGAAGGCTGGCAACGCGTGGCCAATACGCGGGCGCTCATGCTGGCCGATTCAGCCGGCTACTTCTATTTGAACGTGACGGGACATTGGTTCCAGGCGTCCGCCGCCACCGGCCCCTGGCAGCGTCTGGACAGTCCTTCGCAGCCGCTGTTGTCGGCCGCCCAGGCCAGCTCGCACGCGGACAAGCCAGACCCCATGCTGCCGCGCGACGGCCAGCCGTCCACCGTCGTGCCCCGGGTGCTGGTGCAGACGGGCCCCGCGGAACTGGTCATTACCAGCGGCGCGCCGGAGTTCGCGCCGGTGCAAGGCACCGGCCTGCTGTCGATGACCAACGCCGACCATGCGGTGTTCATGAACCCGTCTAACAACCGCTATTACATCCTGGTCTCGGGCCGCTGGTTCAGCGCCTCGCAGCTAGACGGGCCGTGGGCGTATGTGCCGGGCAAGCAGCTGCCGCGCGATTTCGGGCGCATCGACCCGCATGACCCGTCGGCGGGCGTGCTGGCCTCGGTGCCCGGTACGCCGCAGGCCAGGGAGTCCGTGATCGCGGCCACCATTCCGCAAACCGCCACCGCCGCGCGCGACAAGGCGGCGTTGACCGTGGCGTACCTGAATGGCCCGCCTGACTTCGTCGACATCCCCGGCACGCAGGTCCAATACGCCGCGAATAGCCAGACGCCGGTCTTTCGCGTCGACGGCGCGGGCTACTACGCGCTGTACAACGGCATCTGGTTCACGGCCTCCTCGTCGGCCGGCCCGTGGCGCGTGGCCGACCATGTGGCGCCGGCGATCTACACCATCCCGGTGTCGTCTGCGCTGCACTACGTCACCTACGTCCGGGTGTACGGCGCCACGCCGACGTCGGTGGTCTACGGCTATACCCCTGGCTACATGGGCGTGATGGTCGCCCCCGACGGAACGGTGGTCTATGGCACGGGATATGTGTATCCCGCCTACGTGGCGGGGCCTGTCTACGTCGGCTATCCGCCCACCTACGGCTATAACGCGGCCTTCGATACCGCCGTCGGTTTTGCCTTCGGCTTCGCGGCGGGCTCCGTCTGGGGCGCTCCCGCGCCGTACTGGGGGCCCTATTGGGGCGCGCCGTACTGGCGGGGCGTGAACGTCAACAGCGTGGACGTGTACGGCCATTGGGGCGGGACCGGCGTGGTCACGCATGCAACGGGCTGGAACGGCTGGACCGGCACGCAGTGGCAAGGCACCCACGCGGAAGGCTACAACCCCGCGACGGGCCGTAGCTTCGAAGGCACGCACGGCGCCGCCTACAACTGGCAGACCGGCAATTATGCGTCGGGCTACCGCGGCGCCTACAACAATCCGGTCAACGGCACGGCGGGCGCATCGCGCGGCGGCGTGGTGGGCAATGCCGATAACGGCACCTGGGCGGCGGGGCAGCAGAACATCCACACGAACGATAATACCGGCCGGACGACGGCCAGCTCCCGGACGGCCAGCGGCGAAGCGGGCAAGGGCGTCACCAGCTACAACAATGAGGGCGTGACGCACAGCAGCCGTACCGGCAATACGGTGGGCTGGGACGATGGCAATGTCTATGGCGACCACAACGGCAACGTGTATCGCCATACGGACGACGGCTGGCAGCAGCACTCGTCCTCGGGCTGGCAGCCGATGACGGCCGGCAATACCGATGCCGCCAACCGAACCTACCTGAACCAGCAGCAGCAGGCGCGCTCCACGGCGGACAACTACACCAGTGGGCGCTACGACGATGCCGCGATGCAGGACCGCGGCTGGGGCAACCGGGGCTTCAATGGCTCGGGCTGGGGCGGCGGCGATCGTTTCGGCGGGGGCGGTGAACGCTTCGGCGGCGGCAGGTTCCGGCGCTGA
- a CDS encoding universal stress protein, which yields MLKRIALHVEKDQACPARTATAVALAQRFQAELLGIYINFPWPREFFDESIVPNGIYEVVLQQRAQERAQCHAEFDRCVADAGIATQWRTPEGRPEEILASHARCADLLVLSQAKNTETDSIVDPYVIETIVLTAGRPVLAVPYAGEYTGIGNRILVCWDGGREAARALADAAPFLAQTQDIFVLTLNPESEAIRMRETAPDDLQAWFRAQGYAQPTLVRRETGRLGMGAAILNAASDHGCDLVVMGLYGHSRAREWVLGGASRDILQAMTVPVLFSH from the coding sequence ATGCTCAAACGCATCGCATTGCACGTCGAGAAAGACCAGGCCTGTCCCGCTCGCACCGCGACCGCCGTGGCCTTGGCACAGCGGTTCCAGGCGGAGCTGTTGGGCATCTACATCAACTTTCCATGGCCGCGGGAGTTCTTCGATGAGAGCATCGTCCCCAACGGCATCTACGAAGTCGTGCTGCAACAGCGCGCGCAGGAGCGCGCCCAATGCCACGCCGAATTCGATCGCTGCGTTGCCGACGCAGGGATCGCGACGCAATGGCGCACGCCGGAAGGCCGCCCGGAAGAAATCCTGGCGTCGCACGCCAGATGCGCCGACTTGCTGGTGCTGAGCCAGGCGAAGAACACGGAAACGGATTCGATCGTCGACCCCTACGTGATCGAGACCATCGTCCTGACCGCAGGCCGCCCGGTGCTGGCCGTGCCCTATGCCGGCGAGTACACCGGCATCGGCAACCGCATCCTGGTCTGCTGGGACGGCGGCCGCGAAGCGGCACGCGCCCTTGCCGACGCCGCGCCTTTCCTGGCTCAGACCCAGGACATCTTCGTCCTGACGCTCAATCCCGAATCCGAGGCCATACGAATGCGCGAAACCGCCCCCGACGACCTGCAGGCCTGGTTCCGCGCCCAAGGCTATGCGCAGCCGACCCTGGTGCGGCGCGAGACCGGAAGGCTGGGGATGGGAGCGGCGATCCTGAATGCCGCGTCCGATCACGGCTGCGACCTGGTCGTGATGGGCCTGTACGGTCACAGCCGCGCGCGGGAATGGGTGCTGGGCGGCGCGTCACGCGACATCCTGCAGGCGATGACCGTGCCGGTCCTGTTCTCGCATTGA
- a CDS encoding P-type ATPase: MRPYSIFSVPAGLNAADRQARRHALLRLGLAWLVMMQVMMLAWPAYVRHDGLPARNLATLDWAIGLMNWTSLVLTVPVLAYSAWPLWRGAALRLWQGRVGMDLPVAIGMAAAFVPSVHATIAGAGDVYFDSVTMFVAFLLTARYLALCARQSCAGGRRDRLRRARALLTLYADRRAAVFSAVQLAATFATGLMWIWIDPGRFLSVTVAMLVISCPCAMSMSVPAVMASADAALGALPRAGEADTRAILAIAARKATQNLYGSAAFHLLMMPLAAFGWVTPWLAAITMLVSSVAVAMNAWSLRRGYLDTHERAPHGAAGCHAPTAANAETP; encoded by the coding sequence ATGCGCCCCTACTCCATCTTCTCCGTGCCCGCCGGGCTGAACGCCGCCGACCGCCAGGCGCGCCGCCACGCGCTCTTGCGGCTGGGCCTGGCCTGGCTGGTCATGATGCAGGTCATGATGCTGGCCTGGCCGGCCTACGTCCGCCACGACGGCCTGCCGGCCCGCAACCTGGCGACCCTGGACTGGGCCATCGGCCTGATGAACTGGACCAGCCTGGTGCTGACCGTGCCGGTGCTGGCCTATTCCGCCTGGCCCTTGTGGCGCGGGGCCGCCCTGCGTCTATGGCAGGGGCGGGTCGGCATGGACCTGCCCGTGGCCATCGGCATGGCCGCTGCCTTCGTGCCCAGCGTCCATGCGACCATCGCCGGTGCCGGCGACGTGTATTTCGATTCCGTCACGATGTTCGTCGCATTCCTGCTTACCGCCCGCTACCTGGCGCTCTGTGCGCGGCAATCCTGCGCCGGCGGCCGCCGTGACCGCCTGCGCCGCGCGCGCGCCCTGCTGACGCTGTATGCGGACCGCCGCGCGGCGGTTTTCAGCGCGGTGCAGCTGGCGGCCACCTTCGCGACAGGCCTGATGTGGATCTGGATCGACCCGGGCCGCTTCCTGTCCGTGACCGTCGCGATGCTGGTGATCAGCTGCCCCTGCGCGATGTCGATGTCCGTGCCGGCGGTGATGGCCAGCGCGGATGCGGCATTGGGTGCCCTGCCCCGCGCCGGCGAAGCCGACACGCGCGCCATCCTGGCGATCGCCGCGCGCAAGGCCACGCAGAACCTGTACGGCAGCGCCGCCTTCCACCTGCTGATGATGCCGCTGGCGGCCTTCGGCTGGGTCACGCCCTGGCTGGCGGCGATCACGATGCTGGTGTCCTCGGTAGCGGTGGCCATGAATGCCTGGAGCCTGCGGCGGGGTTATCTCGATACCCACGAACGCGCACCGCATGGCGCTGCGGGTTGCCACGCGCCCACGGCGGCGAACGCCGAAACGCCATGA
- the ccoS gene encoding cbb3-type cytochrome oxidase assembly protein CcoS codes for MTILLLLLPLSLVFVAAIGGFLAWAVLTGQYDDTDGPAGRLPDDD; via the coding sequence ATGACCATCCTGCTGTTGCTGCTGCCCCTGTCGCTGGTGTTCGTGGCGGCCATCGGCGGGTTTCTCGCCTGGGCCGTGCTGACGGGGCAATACGACGACACCGACGGACCGGCCGGCCGACTGCCGGACGACGACTGA